GCGAGCTGTGTTTGTTTCGGCAGCAGGTGGGCATGATTTTTCAGGATTTCAACCTGTTCGACCATTTGACCGCTTTGGAAAATGTCGGCATCGCCCTGCGCAAGGTGCGTGGCATGAGCCGTCGCCAGGCCCTGGAGCGGTCCATGGCCGAGCTGGACCGGGTGGGCCTCAAGGACAAGGGGCATCTGTATCCGGCCGAGCTTTCAGGCGGTCAGAAGCAGCGTGTATCCATCGCCCGCGCCCTGGCCATGGACCCCAAGGTCATGCTGCTGGACGAGCCGACCTCGGCCCTGGACCCGGAATTGGTCAGCGAGGTTCTGACCGTCATCCGGGGCTTGGCCCAGAACGGCATGACCATGGTCATGGCCACGCATCAGATGGGGTTTACCCGCGCCCTGGCCGACGAGGTGCTGTTCATGCAGGAGGGCCGGATCATCGAGCAGGGCAGCCCCCGTGAATTGCTGGCCGAGGGTTCCGGAACCCGCACTTTGGAT
The genomic region above belongs to Deltaproteobacteria bacterium and contains:
- a CDS encoding amino acid ABC transporter ATP-binding protein, with the translated sequence MTTTNARKPLMRIHGLSKSLGGREILKSINLDLYQGEMKVLIGPSGGGKSTLLQCMNYLITPDRGEIELEGQRVDPYKSRELCLFRQQVGMIFQDFNLFDHLTALENVGIALRKVRGMSRRQALERSMAELDRVGLKDKGHLYPAELSGGQKQRVSIARALAMDPKVMLLDEPTSALDPELVSEVLTVIRGLAQNGMTMVMATHQMGFTRALADEVLFMQEGRIIEQGSPRELLAEGSGTRTLDFCSQILDIEGGC